Proteins encoded by one window of Streptomyces sp. LX-29:
- the leuD gene encoding 3-isopropylmalate dehydratase small subunit, giving the protein MEAFTTHTGRAVPLRRSNVDTDQIIPAHWLKKVTRDGFEDGLFEAWRKDPDFVLNRPERQGATVLVAGPDFGTGSSREHAVWALQNYGFKAVISARFADIFRGNSLKNGLLTVVLPQETVDRLWELTEADPAAEVTVDLVDRQVRAEGITAEFELDENARWRLLEGLDDISLTLREEADIAAYEARRPSFKPSTVEL; this is encoded by the coding sequence ATGGAAGCTTTCACCACCCACACCGGCCGGGCCGTCCCGCTGCGCCGCAGCAACGTCGACACCGACCAGATCATTCCCGCCCACTGGCTGAAGAAGGTCACCCGCGACGGCTTCGAGGACGGGCTGTTCGAGGCGTGGCGCAAGGACCCGGACTTCGTGCTGAACCGCCCCGAGCGCCAGGGCGCCACGGTGCTGGTCGCCGGCCCCGACTTCGGCACCGGCTCCTCGCGCGAGCACGCCGTATGGGCGCTGCAGAACTACGGCTTCAAGGCCGTGATCTCCGCGCGGTTCGCCGACATCTTCCGTGGCAACTCCCTCAAGAACGGTCTGCTGACCGTGGTGCTGCCGCAGGAGACCGTGGACCGGCTGTGGGAGCTGACCGAGGCCGACCCCGCCGCCGAGGTCACCGTCGACCTGGTCGACCGACAGGTTCGAGCCGAGGGCATCACGGCTGAATTTGAGCTTGACGAGAACGCCCGCTGGAGGCTGCTGGAGGGGTTGGACGACATCAGCCTGACCCTCCGGGAGGAGGCCGACATCGCCGCCTACGAGGCCCGGCGACCCTCCTTCAAGCCCAGCACGGTTGAGCTCTGA